A window of Synechococcus sp. WH 8109 genomic DNA:
TGGCCAACACCCAACTGAGCCAACAATTTCGCCAATAAAAAAGCCCCGCAATCGCGGGGCTTGATGTCTTCAATCAAGACACTTGAGTTGTTCACCACTTTTTGTAAGGCAGGAACTTGCCGCACATGGTGATTTTGACGCGATCGCCCTTGGGGTCCTCCACCTTGTCGACATCAAGCGTGAAGTCGATCGCACTCATGATGCCGTCACCAAAGTGTTCCTGAATAACATCTTTCAGAGGCATTCCATAAACCTGCATGATCTCGTAGAAGCGATAGATCAAGGGATCAGTGGGGATCACCGGATCGAGGCTTCCCTTGGTGGGGAACTCCTGCAAAGCGGCGGTGATGGCTGGGTCAAGGGAGAGCAGCTCAGCCAGCTTTTCAGCCTCTTCTTTTGAAGCTGTGGCCTGTCCGTAAAACAGAGATGCAATCCAGACCTCATCAAGGCCTAGGGCTGCTTCCAGATCAGCAAAGCTCATGCCCTTGGCCTTCTTGGCAGCCATCAGGGTGGCGGTGACGGTCTCCTGGGAAGGAGCTGCCAACGACGGGGTCGGGGGAACAGCTGAAACAGTCATGATTGAACGAAAAATTGTTATAGCCGCTTCAAAAACAGCGTTCCAAGCTGGAACGTCTCAGCAGCCTTGAAACTGTTGCGCAAACGCTGACTGAACAATGAAGCATCAACTACAAAACAACATCCTGTTTTGAAGCAAAAAGCACAGCCAACAGTCTCTAAGTAGGGGGAAATTAGTTTCAAAGAAGAAATTTGCAATGAGCCAATTCTTCCAATCCGTGGCGACCCTGCTGCAGGCGCAATTCCTTCCACCAACAACTGCTCCCCAACTGATGCTGGAGCGGCTCTATTACGCCGAAGGACGCCACCACCCACAGCACCCACGCCATGGCAGCTTCGAAGGGCTATCCCGGCTGAGCAGGCCCTGAGCTTTCGTAGCAATTGCTACCCCTGCTGGGTCAGTCGCTCCTGAAGACTGATCACAGCTTGAGGCCGGACCTTTGACGAGCGCAGTTCTCTCCGGCCGAGACCGCTTCAAGCAGCACCTGCGCAAGGTGGGAAGCGGTGAACACACCAGCAAAGGAATGAGTCGCGAGGAAGCGGCTGATGCCATGGAGCTGATGCTGCAGGGCGAAGCGACGCCCGCACAGATCGGCGCCTTCCTGATTGCCCATCGCATCCGACGGCCCGAACCTCAGGAACTCACGGGGATGCTCGACACCTACCAAGCCCATGGCCCGGTGCTGGAATCCACTGCTGGCAGTCGAGCACCGTTGTGTTTCGGCATGCCCTACGACGGGCGCACGCGCACAGCGCCGATTTACCCGCTCACCGCGCTGGTGCTGCTGGCCTGTGGTCAGCCGGTGGTTCTGCAGGGCGGTGACCGGATGCCTATCAAATACGGCGTCACCGCTGTTGATCTGTTCCGCCTTCTAGATCTCGACCTCACAGGTCTGCCGATCAGCGCCGTTGCCGACGGGTTCCAGCAGAACGGTTTCGCCCTGATCCACCAACCGGATCACTTCCCCATTGCGGAAACCCTTATCGGCTACCGCGAAGAACTGGGCAAACGTCCCCCGGTTGCCAGCCTGGAACTGCTCTGGACACCCCACCAAGGCGACCACCTCCTCGTGAGTGGCTTTGTCCACCCACCCACAGAAGCTCGCGCCTGGGAAGCCCTGAGGCAAGCCGGCGAAACCGATGTTCTCACCGTGAAGGGGTTGGAAGGAGGCACCGACCTGCCCATCGGCCGAGCCTGCATCACAGCCCGAGTGCGGAACGGCAAAGCGGAACGATTGATCCTGCACCCCCGTGACCATGGCTGTCACGACGCCGATGTGGAATGGGCTGACGACAACACTTGGGCCGATCAGGCGCGAAACGCCTTGCAGCACAAAGGCCCTCTTTGTGACGCTGTGCGCTGGAACGCCGGCGCCTATCTGTGGTTCTCCGGCTGCAGTGAGTCCCTAGAACAAGGCATTCAACGGGCAGCGTCTGCTCTGCAAACGGGCCAGGCCCAAGCAATGCTCGATCAACTCTGCACTTGGCGGAGCAGCTTGACCATCCGATAACGCTCGAAAGGAACGCCTCCAATCAGGATCGTCTCCGGCACTTCCACACACCAGCCGCGTCGCTCCAGCAACGGTCGGCTGAACTGGCTGGCCTCCGTTCGCAGGTGCCGGACGCCGGACGCCAGCGCATCCGCTTCAATCCGATTCAAAAGCGCATTGCCATGCCCGCGCCTCGAGGCACTACCGCGGCAGTAAAGCAACGACAGACGATCTTCGGGATGGCGGATCGCAAACGCTGAACCATCGGTGGTGAGCCATCCCGAGCCTTCCCGAAAACTCGCGTCGAGCACGCCGGGCAACCAAGCCAGGGCCGCCCAAGCCCTGACTTGTTCATCTGAATAAAGGAGGGGAGCCTGCGATTCGATCGCATCGGCATAGATCTCCCGCAAGAGCGGTTGATCCTCCGGAGCAATCGGACGCAAAGCCATGGCAGCCGCCTGTTGGAATGTGAGTCTCTCCTGCGTGGCAGCAAGCTTGCAGCGTCCTCGGATTCCCACACTGCTCAGCGCGTTTCTCACGCTGCTTAACGACCGGCTCAGCGAAAGCATTGTTTTTCCGCTGTTGCCCTTTCTCCTCGCCCAGTTCGCCCCAGACGGACGAACCCTGGGTCTGTTGGCGGGAAGCTATGCCCTCGCTCAGTTCCTGGTCACCCCGTTGATCGGCGCGCTGAGTGATCGGTACGGCCGCCGCCCCGTGATCAGCATCTGCGTTGCAGGATCCGTCGTGGGACTCGGCCTTTTTGCGGTGACGGTTTCACTGCCTTGGCCCAGCCAAAGCCTGCTTCCCCTGTTGCTGCTGTTCGCAGCTCGGATCATTGACGGCATCAGTGGGGGTACGGCAGCGACGGCCAGCGCGGTGCTGGCGGACATCACTCCTCCCGACAAGCGGGCCCGTGCCTTCGGCTTGATTGGCGTTGCCTTTGGCTTTGGGTTCATCCTTGGGCCCTTTGTTGGCGGGCAACTGGCCCAGGTGGCGGTGTCCCTTCCCGTTTGGGTGGCCACAGGCTTTGCTGCTCTCAACCTCTTGGTGGTGCTCAATCTGCTGCCAGAAACCCATCCTCAGGACTCGCGCAAAAGCCTGCCCAGAAAACGCGATCTAAATCCGTTTGCACGACTCAGCCAGGTGCTGATGAACCCCAGCGTGGGGCGACTGTGCGGAGCTTTTTTCCTGTTCTTTCTGGCCTTCAACGGGTTCACCGCCATCCTGGTGCTCTATTTCAAGCAGCGCTTCGGCTGGGGCCCTGAATTGGCCACCACTGCGTTCCTTGTCGTAGGGGTCGTCGCCACCGTGGTTCAAGGAGGGCTGATCGGGCCCCTGGTGAAACGGTTTGGTGAATGGCGGCTGACCTTACTGGGCCTGGGCCTAGTGATCATTGGATGCCTGCTAATCCCCAGCGTCGGTGCATCCGATCGGGCCGGCGCAATCTTCACCGCCGTCGGCATCCTGGCCCTGGGCACCGGCTTGGTCACACCAAGCCTGCGCAGCCTGGTGTCGCGACGCCTGGGTCGGGAGGGGCAAGGAAGCGCCCTCGGCAGCCTTCAGGCCCTGCAGAGTTTGGGAAGTTTTCTCGGTCCCCCCCTGGCAGGATTGAGCTACGACCTTCTGGGTCCAGTGAGCCCCTTTGCTGCTGCGGCAACCGTGCTGGTAATCGTGATCGGCCTTGTGGCCGGCAGCCCTCTGCCGGCCATCTCCGACACACAACCAAGCCAGTCCTGATTGCTACGTTTCAGCTAAAGACACCAGCGCCGAGCCGATCAGCCCATGTGCGCAGCAGCCTTAGCTCCGGAGCACTACATCAACCGGGAGCTGAGCTGGATTGCCTTCAACGAGAGGGTGCTGGCTCAGGCCCTGGATCCGCGCACACCTCTGCTCGATCAAGCCAAGTTCAGCGCCATCTTCAGCAACAACCTCGACGAATTCTTCATGGTTCGCGTGGCGTCACTGAAGTCTCAGGTGGAGGCGGGCGTCAACAAACCGAGTGAAGATGGCAAATCGCCCTT
This region includes:
- the cynS gene encoding cyanase, with protein sequence MAAKKAKGMSFADLEAALGLDEVWIASLFYGQATASKEEAEKLAELLSLDPAITAALQEFPTKGSLDPVIPTDPLIYRFYEIMQVYGMPLKDVIQEHFGDGIMSAIDFTLDVDKVEDPKGDRVKITMCGKFLPYKKW
- a CDS encoding anthranilate phosphoribosyltransferase family protein, which translates into the protein MTSAVLSGRDRFKQHLRKVGSGEHTSKGMSREEAADAMELMLQGEATPAQIGAFLIAHRIRRPEPQELTGMLDTYQAHGPVLESTAGSRAPLCFGMPYDGRTRTAPIYPLTALVLLACGQPVVLQGGDRMPIKYGVTAVDLFRLLDLDLTGLPISAVADGFQQNGFALIHQPDHFPIAETLIGYREELGKRPPVASLELLWTPHQGDHLLVSGFVHPPTEARAWEALRQAGETDVLTVKGLEGGTDLPIGRACITARVRNGKAERLILHPRDHGCHDADVEWADDNTWADQARNALQHKGPLCDAVRWNAGAYLWFSGCSESLEQGIQRAASALQTGQAQAMLDQLCTWRSSLTIR
- a CDS encoding GNAT family N-acetyltransferase; translation: MALRPIAPEDQPLLREIYADAIESQAPLLYSDEQVRAWAALAWLPGVLDASFREGSGWLTTDGSAFAIRHPEDRLSLLYCRGSASRRGHGNALLNRIEADALASGVRHLRTEASQFSRPLLERRGWCVEVPETILIGGVPFERYRMVKLLRQVQS
- a CDS encoding tetracycline resistance MFS efflux pump, which translates into the protein MAAACWNVSLSCVAASLQRPRIPTLLSAFLTLLNDRLSESIVFPLLPFLLAQFAPDGRTLGLLAGSYALAQFLVTPLIGALSDRYGRRPVISICVAGSVVGLGLFAVTVSLPWPSQSLLPLLLLFAARIIDGISGGTAATASAVLADITPPDKRARAFGLIGVAFGFGFILGPFVGGQLAQVAVSLPVWVATGFAALNLLVVLNLLPETHPQDSRKSLPRKRDLNPFARLSQVLMNPSVGRLCGAFFLFFLAFNGFTAILVLYFKQRFGWGPELATTAFLVVGVVATVVQGGLIGPLVKRFGEWRLTLLGLGLVIIGCLLIPSVGASDRAGAIFTAVGILALGTGLVTPSLRSLVSRRLGREGQGSALGSLQALQSLGSFLGPPLAGLSYDLLGPVSPFAAAATVLVIVIGLVAGSPLPAISDTQPSQS